Below is a window of Armatimonadia bacterium DNA.
CGCTGCGGATCGACCAGCACGCTCAGCGGTGACAGGCGGTAGCTGTCGACACAGAGGTCCTTGAGGGGTTGCAGGACGGTGGCCGACAGGTCCGTGCAACTGCCGACCGGCTCGCCGATGATGACGTCCGGCGACATCTCCGCCACAAGCTGCTCTGCCGTCTCGAGCAGTTGCCCGAACCGGCAGCAGAAGCACCCACCGGCGATCTCCTGGACCTGCAGCCTGGCTTGCTCCAGGATCGCAGTGTCCACCAGGTTGGCGGCCTGGTCATTGGTGATCAGTCCGACGCGCTTGCCCTGCTCCACCAGGGCCGTGGCAGCACGCGCCAGCATCGTCGTCTTCCCTGCGCCCAGGAACCCGCCAACAAGGATTATCCGGGTCTGCGGCATCGCTGTCTCTCCTTCACTCGCACAGATCAGCCGGGGACGAGCAACTGTCCTGTGAGGGCATCGCCCTGCGCAGGATGCACTGATAGGCCGCACCACCGACCAGCGCGCCAAGGCAAGGCCCAAGAACGTAGACCGTGAAAAACCCGCCCTCCGGTCCGGGAATCGCAATCGACCGCCATCCGGCAAGGTAGGCCACGATGCGTGGCCCGAAGTCGCGCGCGGGGTTGAAACCGGCCTGGGAGATCGGAGCAAGGAGGGAGATCAGCGCGGACACCGTCAGGCCGATGAACAAGGGGGCAAGGTGGCTTGCAGGACGGCCCGTGTTCCGCTCATCGGTCACCGCAAGAATCACGAAGACCAGGAAGGCGGTGCCCAGAGCTTCGGCGGCCATCGCCAGTGGCATGGTCACCGTTCGCAGCCCCGGTACTGACAGCACCATGGCTGGGTGCGGGAAGTACTCCCCGTACACCATGGCCGACAGCTCACTGCCCGCCTCGCCACGAACCAGACCTTTCGACGCCTCGAAGCCGCTGATCACGCCATGGAACATGCCATACAGCAGGACGCCCGCCAGAACCGCGCCAAGGAGCTGGGCAAGAACGTAGGGCACCACCTTACGCCATGGAAAACCACGGTACGTCGCCAGGGCCAGCGTGACTGCCGGGTTGAGGTGGGCGCCACTGATCGCCCCCGTCGCGTAGATCGCCAGCGCAATGCCTACCCCCCACACGATGGCCACTTGCCAGAGCCCAACCTGTGCGCCGGTGAGGACGGCCACGTGTACCGAACCAACGCCAAAGAACACCAGGATGAAGGTCCCCAGGACCTCCGCAGAACACTGGCGGACGAGCTCGACGTCACGCCACCCTTGTCCTTCGAGCGTCCTGGCTCTCGTACTAGCCATGGCCTGTCCCCCAGCGTCACGGATGCGCAGAGTAAGTCCTCTAACAGACGTACTCCTATAGTCTTCTGTTCACTATACGCCGTCGGTCCTTCGCTGTCAATCGGGTGTTACGATCGCCGGGGGCGCACCTGAGCTTGCCGCCAAGGGTGCTCACGATCGGACGCGAGAAGGTGAGGGTACGGAGGTGACACGCCCCACCAAACCAGGCAGGGCCCGAGCAGCCGGTCGGTCTGAGTGCACGTGGGAGAGCAGTTGAACGGAAACACAGGAGGAGTACGACCTTGTGAGAGGCGCATACACAGCAAACCACCATCTCCGAGAATGGAGATGGTGGAGGCGGCGGGAATTGAACCCGCGTCCGAAAAGGGGACCACCAGAGCATCTACGAGCGTAGCGTCCGTTTGGTTTTCGCCGGGAAGACCCACGGACGCAAGGTTCCGCTCGGCTAGCCCGTTACCTGATTCCCCGGCCCTTTAGCGGGCGGTTATGGCCTGGGTATCCGACCTGGATAATGTCCCGGGGGGTCGGGTCGGAGAAGACCCCGGGGGACATAGCGGACTATGCCGCTAGTGCCAAGGGTTGGTTGGCGTTTGTCGTTTTCCCGCGTTTAACGAGATTACGGGGATCTCGGCTCGCAGCCCTGACGCTCCTGCCTCCCCGTCGAGACCAATCGCCCCCACAAGCGCCACTATCAGTATACCCTTTGGACCGTCTCCAGTCAACGAAGGTTCCTCTTCGTGGCCAGAACTGGACCCAGGGGCCCGCCTACTGCCTCCGCTCGAAAACCGCCATCCGCTCCGCACCCGGCACAGTCACGCGCCGGTAAGGCCCCTTCTCCACGTAGTCGGCCAGGTAGCTTGCCGCCGGCGTCCGACGGTTCAGAGGGTTGTTGAGCGACAGCTCCCCACCGAACACGAAGAACCGCGGCGGATGGGCGGCCAACCCCGCCTGCATCTCCGGCCACCATGACGCATGATCCTGGTAGTGAAGGTTCACGTGACGGCACGGTGAGCGCCGGTCGGCGTAGATATACACGGCCTGCGAGTAGTTGTCCCCGGCGCAGAAGACCGTGTCCTCCGGCCCGCTTCGCTCGGCCACGTACTCCCCGACGATTCGGCCGTAGTTGGTGAAGGGCCCCTTCAGGAGGTAGCTCACTCCCCGCTTCGCCACCGGGACCTCAGCGACAAGGTACCCGCCGAGCAGGACCACCAGCACCAGCCACGCAGGCCCTCGGCGACGAGTTCCAGCTCCCCGAGGCTCCCCGCCCTCGAATCGACGCCACAGCCACGAGAACCCCAGGCCTCCTGCAACCGCCACCGGGGCCATCAGCGTCACCAGGTGATGCCCATAGCGCGGGCCGGTGAGCACCGGCGACAGCAGCGCCAGCACCAGCCAGACGCCCAGCGACAGACGGGCCTGCCGCGGCATCTCGCGCCACGACCAGCCAACCAGCGCCACGAGCCCCACCACGAGCAACGCACCGTCCCGGAGGAAGGGAAGCCAGTTGTGCAGCGCCTGAAGCCGGGAGAAGTCGCTGTAGCCACTGGTGCCCCGCAGAACCGCCAGGTACCCAACCTCGAGCAGGCCCGACAGGTCCCCAAGCCGCGCGAAGTAGGCCACCACCGCACCCATGACCACCACGAGGCCCAGCACTCCCCAGCTCACTGCCACGACTCCGGGGTGAGTGCCTCTCCCCTCTTCCGCCTCCCGGGATTCACTGACGCCCCGCAATCCCAGCGCGACCAGGATCGCCAGGGCCTCCAGGGCTCCCGTCTGCTTGAATAGGAGTCCGCCTGCCGCGCAGACCCCTGCCATCAGCGCAGACCAGGGCCCGCTGCCCAGGATCGCGCAGAGCATGCCCCAGGTTGCCGCGAGCGCGACCCAGGGCTCAGTGCAGGCAACGGGATCGCCCACCGTCGGCGATCCAGCCCACAGGACATAGCCCAGGGCCGCTATCAGGCCGGTCCGGTAGTCCCTGAGCCGCACTCCCAGCCATAGCAGTCCCAGCCCCGTTGCGAACACAGCCAGCGCCGTCGCAAGCCGCGCCGCATTCACGTTCGCCGTTCCCAGGGCCCACATCGCCGCGAACAGCGCATAGATCCCGGGAGGCTTGGACTCGAACACCGCCTGGTAGGGAGAGACCCCATGCAGCGCCCACTCCCGGCCACCGTAGGACCACTCGGTCTCGTCACTCACGAAGGGGTAACCGCAAAGAGGAGCACGCGACAGCACGGCCGCGGCGAGCAGAACCGCGGCCGTCAGCCAGAGACGCTTGTTTGTGCCAACTCTGGGTTGTACACTCATCTTCGCATCGTCGTCGGAGGCCGTGACCGGACCTCGGCTCGTCGCTTCTGTCCGGCAGGTAACGGCCGGCCGACCGTGGAAGCTTCGCTCCCGTCACTCCAGACTGATCTGAAAGGAACGGCCATGTCAGGCAATTCGCTGCTTCTCCCGCCCGAACCTCTGCCGCTGTACCCCGGGGAGGCGCCCGGTCTCACGGAAGTCGACCAGCAGGAAGTCCCGACCATCATCCCCTTCCTCCTGCGCGAGCCGACCTGCCCCGGCTGCGTCATCGTCTGCCCGGGCGGCGGCTACTCCTGCCGCGCACCGCATGAGGCGGACCCGATCGCCCAGAGGTTCAACGCTGCCGGCATTTCGGCCTGCGTCTGCCACTACCGCGTGGCGCCCTACCGCTATCCGCGTCCTCAGCAGGATGCTCAGCGCGCCATCCGCTGGGTGCGCTCACAGGCCGCCGAATGGAACCTCGACCCGCAGCAGATCGCCATCCTCGGGTTCTCCGCCGGAGGACACCTGGTCTCCACCGTCGGCACTCACTACAACGCCGGGAACCCCGAGGCCGACGACCCGGTAGAGCGCCTGAGCTGCCGCCCCGATGCACTTATCCTGTGCTACGCGGTCATCAGCTTCGGCCAGTTCCGCCACACGGGTACCATGAAGAACCTCATCGGCGAGAACCCACCCGAGGATCTGCGCCAGTCCCTCTCCAATGAGACGCAGGTCACCGCCGACACTCCGCCGACCTTCCTGTGGCATAC
It encodes the following:
- a CDS encoding alpha/beta hydrolase, with the translated sequence MSGNSLLLPPEPLPLYPGEAPGLTEVDQQEVPTIIPFLLREPTCPGCVIVCPGGGYSCRAPHEADPIAQRFNAAGISACVCHYRVAPYRYPRPQQDAQRAIRWVRSQAAEWNLDPQQIAILGFSAGGHLVSTVGTHYNAGNPEADDPVERLSCRPDALILCYAVISFGQFRHTGTMKNLIGENPPEDLRQSLSNETQVTADTPPTFLWHTAEDGGVPVENSLLFAEALSRNKVPFELHVYPHGQHGLGLAPQFPHVATWAGLCCEWLHGMWDR
- a CDS encoding MIP/aquaporin family protein; protein product: MASTRARTLEGQGWRDVELVRQCSAEVLGTFILVFFGVGSVHVAVLTGAQVGLWQVAIVWGVGIALAIYATGAISGAHLNPAVTLALATYRGFPWRKVVPYVLAQLLGAVLAGVLLYGMFHGVISGFEASKGLVRGEAGSELSAMVYGEYFPHPAMVLSVPGLRTVTMPLAMAAEALGTAFLVFVILAVTDERNTGRPASHLAPLFIGLTVSALISLLAPISQAGFNPARDFGPRIVAYLAGWRSIAIPGPEGGFFTVYVLGPCLGALVGGAAYQCILRRAMPSQDSCSSPADLCE